The proteins below come from a single Triticum aestivum cultivar Chinese Spring chromosome 5D, IWGSC CS RefSeq v2.1, whole genome shotgun sequence genomic window:
- the LOC123122740 gene encoding protein Iojap-related, mitochondrial, with protein sequence MFSAVRSRALGRWRPPPQLLPRLLSSAGASSARPAELIELSEVEKVLHDVRAGDVRVFPVGEGGLHGGACADYMVVATGRSDWHVRNIAQAILYKIKQKQKGSNRILMPSVEGQQAGKWVVIDSGSIIIHALEERAREYYDLESIWTKAVSPNISVQELETSLVKTRRRDLSQKPMKSI encoded by the exons ATGTTCTCCGCTGTTCGATCCCGAGCCCTGGGCCGATGGCGCCCGCCGCCGCAGCTTCTTCCGCGCCTCCTCTCCTCCGCCGGCGCCTCGTCGGCTCGGCCGGCGGAGCTTATCGAGCTCTCGGAGGTGGAGAAGGTGCTGCACGACGTCCGGGCGGGGGACGTGCGTGTGTTCCCCGTCGGTGAGGGCGGGCTCCACGGCGGCGCTTGTGCGGACTACATGGTCGTCGCCACCGGCCGCTCCGACTGGCACGTCCGCAACATCGCACAGGCCATACTCTAcaag ATAAAGCAGAAACAGAAGGGTTCTAATCGAATATTGATGCCTAGTGTGGAAGGCCAGCAAGCTGGAAAGTGGGTTGTCATTGATTCTG GAAGTATCATCATCCATGCGCTTGAAGAAAGAGCAAGAGAGTATTATGATTTGGAAAGTATTTGGACAAAGGCGGTGTCCCCTAACATTTCTGTTCAG GAGTTGGAGACCTCACTTGTGAAGACACGCCGCAGGGACCTGTCGCAGAAACCCATGAAGAGCATTTGA